Within Hoplias malabaricus isolate fHopMal1 chromosome 16, fHopMal1.hap1, whole genome shotgun sequence, the genomic segment ACTCATAAGAAGGGTTTCATCTGCATTGATCCCCGTTTAAGATTACAATAATTGTGCTGTGTATTAAATGATCATTATTCCTTTCCAATAAAGTGttctttgatttgaaataatactgtgTTGAGAGTCTGTCCATATAATCTGAAGATCCTGAAAACTCACATTCTAGTGTAATATCCAAatttctgataaattattaatattgatatcaaattaataatagtaataatttataataaccacaattaagcagaaataattcaaatactgttacaaCATAGAATACTTTACAGTACTTTAGTGAATCCAAGTTATCACTGAGAACTTCAGTTGCTGTTATATAAATGACACTGCACGTTCTCATGTCTCGAACACACTTCTGTGCAATACAGAAAGGAAGGGTTTTCCCATGTATCCCACTGCACCACTGAGAAACACTGAGTCCTCGCcgttatatttataaaattttgTAATATACTTCatctatatttattaataaaatatacactgaaacacttggttACAAAATATTCTTTGTCTATTATCactgttatttcttttattttaaaatatgcttttattttttattcaagtAACATTATTCTTTTTGCTGCTAATTATATATGATTACAATGAGTAATTTCGATCACAACGATCTCTCATTTTCGCATAATTTTACACAACGCGTGAGTTTCCCCGCTGTGAAAGCCAGACCAAACATCTGGAACCATTGTAGTTTAGACTAGGGTGGTTTAAACCAACATGTTTCAAACTACTTTGGTACTAAGGAAATACGACAGTTTTGGGAAACGGTTGGACTTCAGATGGTGGTTAGGTTAACGATTCATCGTGCCACATTAGTTCAATGCTAGGCTCCGTCATTGTACAGGAAACGCACCCCAGGTTGGTTGGTAATAGGGAAACAAAAGTGCAGGGCAGTGGAcctccaggaccaggattgGGAAATACTGAGCTATAGTATTCATCaccttttgaaatatttttatattatttgttaaaaaaaaaaggcattagTCTTTTAGACAAAGCATTAATTGAGTAAAAGCACTAcctttctctcttgctttcaTCCGTGCAACAAAATTGTAGCTTTTGTTCCTTCGATAGTTCACGTAAGGGTCATCCAGTGGCACTCCCACACCCTTATACTGGTCCCATTTGTCTCGCACATCACCCCCTTTGATAGGATCCTGAATGCCTTGCTCTTTTGCCCCAAGTCCTCCAGAGCCACTCCATCCTGCACACGATTAAGTACAGGTCACTCAAAAATACAGCTAATATGTCTTCTGTGAACTTACCTTGCAATTGGACCTGGCAATATCATTAGTTATTTCTTATATAATGCTGTCTTAATACATACACATTTTCTGTCCTGTccagattaataaataaatactgcacCCAGGCTGCTGAAAACACTTACCCATCTTCATCAGCATCTGATGGCCCTTATTTTCTTCTCCCAGTCTGAGGTCAGGAGGCAGAGCTAAGGGCCCTGAGCCTAGTCCAGAGGTGGATctacagtgagacagagaaatTTTAGCCTATAAAATAACTCAAGCAAAGCTGTATGTCAATTGCCtgtttcacacatgaactccctaatttctagagaaactccagagtgGTCGTTCACACATGCAGTGAACTGAGGAAGATTAAACACGTTTAGGCGTGGTGCAGTGCCTGGTGCATAACATTCCATAACATTCATAAACTCCATAACATTTCCTGCACCGTTCTCATATGTGCTGACTTAGACTTTACCCAGAGTCTTTACTAGAGCACAAGGAAGATAAACTACAGGTAAGGTCTGGGACAAGTGTCAGGTGGTCAGGTTCACACACGCCTCCTCCAGGTAAACTCAAAcagtagggctgggcgatatgaccaaagAACTCATATCTCGATATGCCTAAAAGTAATGGCGATATAAGATACCAAacaatattatgaaaaccataaaaaaagatataatgtcaaagtattagtatttatttttaaaaccaaaaagaaaatgctgcattatctaactgtaattatcaATTGTATGTCTGAGAAATAGTGTCCCGATCATGATTGTTTTGCCCCTGAACGCAATTATATGGTCTTTTTGTATCTTTGTGTGACCTTTTGTTATCCCTCTCATAGTCCCATCCCCCATTCCCACCAATCATTCCCCCACTTACATCATACCCCTCCTTTCACACCTCTTCTTACCCTTCCTTCCTCTAtcttatctctttctttctttgatcatcttcatcatccccTTTACCCCTCCTCaaactcctcttcttcctccaattcccttcccccactactccaatgtatataaggcccttctaaaatatttggtgtcagACTGGATCGGGACCAGACTGGAGTGGcaacagtaaattatatttaatcttatatgaaattatctaatgatttttatgtataaaatatttctttGATTCTAAAAGTCTAAATGTGCTGAAGGAGAAATTAAATAGTTTCTTCGCAGAAATAAGACCAACAAACCCCTGAAGGcaggactgtgactccattggctgcagcactaaatgatggacagttAAGTAtgactgctgattggctaaataaaattgATGACCAATGAAAAGTGCGTTCTCTGTTTGGGAGCCATAGagtctgccccccccccccccctccagcTGAGGGAGAACAGCAtgtctcaaacaaatcatgGTCTTAACAGCGCTCTTTTTTTGGAATTAAAGCTTTCATTTTTGTCCACTGTTGATTTACTTGTGGTTATCAGAGAGGTAGACCTGAGTGTGCGCAATaattgtgtgtggggggggtgtctgtgtgtgtgtgtgtgtgcatatgcatgTGTAGGTGGGTGTGCGTGTAAGAGGAAAAACAGCTGAATGGGACATTTGTGCACTCAGACGGAAATGTACTCAGATGGAAACACGCATATCCTCAACATAATGAATATAGTCAAGTCACATTCTCATGCCTGCATTTGAAAGCTTGCGCTTACGTCACAATATGGCAAATGTCttatcaaattaaataaacatactGGTATTATAGTGAACGATattatatcgcccacccctattGAATATTTCTGGAATACcattcatgtgtgaaagggacATATGTAGTTGGATGGCATGGACACTTGCGGTGGAGTGGGACTGCGGGACTTTGCAGTATGTCGTCTTCGGTCAGGAGAGCGTGATCTAGAGTGTGACCTGGAGCGTGAGCGGCTTCTTGACCTTGATCTGGAGCGGCTCCTGCTCCTGAGAGCAAAAAAGGAAATGgaccgaaaaaaaaaaaggcacaaaaGTTTAGTCAAGGGTATAACCTAGGACAATGATGCAGAATCTGTGATAGCATGTACAAAGTCATGTATCCAATTTATTTTAGttaatactgtaaaaaaaatgaattaatgatttaattacaCCAACACTTACGCCATGTACACAGTATTCCATTGTTCTCTTCACACTACACAAATTGTTTACTTGAAATCAGGAATCATATAGGTGTTTTTGATATGCAAACTGTCTTAAAGATGTTATGGTACAACAAACAACCGTGTTCAAAATGTATGTTGAAATTgttatatatattgtaatatatattcTGACGGTTTTTCTGTCCACTCATGTCTGTAACAAAATGAACCTATTTTAAATAGCAAAATTTAGAGTTTATTAagaacacacatttttatatacatcATCGCTGTCCATGCATCTCCCAATAGCAAGAAGAGAAAACTGTTGTTATActtcaatgtaaaaaggttttattccaaggatatttatttgtccattcaccatgaaattttcacacatacattaatttttgttttttgccttCTGTTCACTCAAGTCTTGTACTGCAATAATACtcaagtattaaagctgggatatttttttgtaatgttgTTGGGAACTTATCAGTCTCTCTGAGCcatgcactgttcatatttggtgatGTAAATGTGGTTCAAGTGTTGAAACGGACTGGTTGGATTAACTATGTTTGctgaaacctttttttttcgTCTGTGGTAAGATGTAGCTTTTTTAGGTTCAGTTATGTTTATCTTCACTAGAGTCAAAACATGTTCAAACCACAGACAGTatttctttggtacaagctgctcaGGTGGCCTCAATGCTTAgattctcctccatgttgcttctaTATGGAAAACTGGATGGGGCAGAATTACATGACTACATACGCAGTACGGATTTAAGGGGATATTTAAAGAATTAACAAAGAAAGGATGAAaagaattaaaaagaaaaatcaatgtAACTGATATAGGAAAGATTACGTTGATTATTAGTTCTGACTGTTGATTTTGATTCCTTTTTGTTTAATTGCACAGCcctaatacatatatattctcttctgaaataaagaTTATTATTAAGGAGTATTAGAACAATGTATAAAAGCAATGTACATTCCCGGTATTATTAATTAGGGAATAGTATTATAGCAGACAGGAATACTGCAGCAGTACCTGGAGCGTGACCTTGAGTAAGAGCGGGAACGAGATCGTGACCTGGAAGACTTGGAGCGGGAAGATTTGGAGGATCTGGAGCTGGAGCGGGATGATGACCTGCCACGGCTACGGGAGTGGCTACGAGAGCGACTTCCACGTGTGCTGTATGAGACAgatatgtataaaatattacattttaagtcCTAGTTAGTACTGTTAAGAAGAATAAATTCTTATACTGAAAAATACCTAGAAaggtaattttatttaaataatgtatttaaaaaaacccATATAGAACACAATGATACATGCAACAGTTGCATTACTAAGTATAACATTCAACTGCATTGACTTCTAAATAAACGACATTTAATTAGATTGTAATCGTAGAGCTTCTCACACCTTCTTCCTACCTGCAACCACAACATTCCTGCAATCATCCATCTTTGGCCATTTAAATTCTAACCCAAGCCTATagggttgctgtggctgtttataatctgatcagcaaccagctacaccTAACAACCAAGGTTACTCATTAAGCCCAGCCCAAGTGTACCAAACTTAGCCAAGCTAGCACTTTACAGGGGTCATCACGCAGGCACCTTTGGAtagctcaacagtgaagtctgccATCCCAGACCCCACCGCCCATCCAAGCCAATTTTACAGCCCTACCATCCTTCTATAAACAAATTCACACTGGCCTCACTTGGTGACTAACACTGTACCAATCCCCACTGGCACCATCAGTGctaccagttccatgtgaactttacgtAATACATCACCGGCAAccacaataacacaacacagcacCCCACTCACCTGTCCTCTCTTTCACGTACCtacatttacagtatattaCCTGTTGCGTTTCTCTTGATCCTTTCTTCTCCTTGCCCTCATTTTGGCTCTGAAAAACTCGTATAGGCCATTCTGCTCCCAGCCCTCACTGAACATAAGAAACAGTATTTTCAAGCTCAGAGTCTTGtattaaagaatacctcataaTTTGTTTGACAACATGTGTCTGAGAAGATTACCTGTTTCTGGGTCTGTCGTGTGAAGGAGGACTGTAGAAAGCCTCCACTGCAGCCAGCAGACGATCACTAGGTGGCATGGGTGGCGGCAACCTTATGTCTTTGGGGTCTAGAGGCTTGTAGTCATGATCTTCCAGCTAAATGATACAAATGGATGAAAATCAGATTAAATTTTGCAGTGGGTTTCCATACATcaagtttttaaaatacatgaaTTGAAGAGGTCCCAAATTTGAAAACTCCCCCAAATACagcaaaataatatttaaagttGAAAtgtgaagagagaaaaagagtgacGGAAAAGGGTTTCTCAATTAAACAATGACACTGCAGCTGGCTCATAACTACTACACACAAGACACTgagtctgtcccaaaacctagtgaggtGACGCTAGCCGCTGAGGTAAGAAAACACAGGTTGCATGTGGGGGGTTGGAACAAGCCCTGATGCAATCAATCTCTAACTAGGGCGTCTCAAtcgcctcatgaggacagatgaCTTTTAGAATGATGCCTACTTAAACAGGTGTCTATGTAGACAGTACTTAGACAGCTCAGTAAGCCTCAGAATTTGCGACCACAGGCTTTTAAGGGAATCCGCCAGATTCTCCTTCCTCTGCTGTCCTATCCATGCTTTAGGGCCACTTTATACTGCCGGATTTAGGTTTTGTCCCAGGTTGCAAGCTCCCAGAGCACCCCTTCACTGTGGCTCACTTAAACCCACATAAACTCTTTGGCCTtgtactaatttttttttagtatCTATGAGTTTAATAATTTGAATACACAACGACATCCTCCCAAAAATGGGTGTGGTGAGACCTAGAATTAGACTAAagatcttaaaaaaaaaaaaaaaaagttcatttaACAGAAATTAAAGATATGATTTGCTTATACCTCAAGGTGAATAAGGTGTTTTACTCCCTTAGTAACACATTATAAAATGCACCAAGATGACAtgatatttatttgatttggaATCTAGAAGAGGAATGAAAACATACTTTCACCAGTGGTGCCATGAGGCCTGCTGGCAGGTCGAAATACGGGACGTTGGGAACCAGACTAGGATCGTCCTGGTTCACATGAGTAGGGGTCTGGCGTCTCATATGGGGGGACTGACCATTAAAACCGTGGGGTGGGGGTCCAAATTCAGGATGCTGGTTACTACTCCATGGAGGATGCTCAGCCAATCCTGGTGGAGGGATCCtctgatttgggtggtggtggggaggTCCCATTTCTAAAATGAGTTTGCAACAATTATTAGTCTAAAGTTACTTCAGAACTAGTCAGCTAAAATGACATATCAGTATTTGCTAAATGTAGAACTCCACAATGTTTTCCCAGAACAGACATGACAGTACACTAACATATTTACTAATTACAATTGTCTGGTTAGCAATATTGAACTAATATGATCTAATATTGAGTAGGCTTCAATCTATACTCAGGTAACTAAAAGTTTATAACCTCATGCCTATTGAATGTACAAAAGCATAGACTTTAGTACTGCCATATTAAACCAATGTTATTAATTCAGTATTATAACAGTGTGTATGAAGTGGCTTATTTGTAATTGGTCTGACAGGCACCTAGTTAGTTCATACTATATTGTACTAAAATTTCATAGTAAAACTGTTAAATGTAGTTGCAGCAGTTTCTGGCATTTACCaacctttcatttcagtttAAATGGGGCAGAATTCATTGTGCTACAGTTATAATCTGGCACCTGCAGATCTTTCCTATCTCCATATAATGGTGCAGAAATTACTAATGGTTCCCTGTCAGCTGCAGAACTTTtcattccatcttaataagagCAGCAATTATAATGTGGCCCAGGTAAAATGATCCCTTTCTCCTTAAATGCTGCACATGAGAATGTAAGATTTTCATACACAGAGTCAATGCACTTTGTAAAAGCTTTGTTAAACTAGACCAAAATTAATAATGTCAAACAAGTTGGAAACTTGTAGTGAAATGTATAACTCTTTCTGTATATCCCATGCCAATCAATTAGAGTTTACATAGGGCTCACCCCATTCTCCTCCTACCTGTAACAACAATATTGTTgtaatctttggccatttaaATCCTAACCCAATTAAATGGGGTTGCTATGAACTGAACGTGTTTTATATAGACAATTAAAATATTCCTGGAAACTTCAATTACCATGTTTTCAATCTTCTGTGAGCTAATGAGTTTACGTTATCTGAAGTTTTGCTGCAAAATCATTTCAtacatattcattttaaatcCATCATTGTCTCACAATTATAAAAACTAGtaatgagagaaaatcacaaCACAGTCATTATTAAATAAGGGCACTGTCATACCAGtttaaaacactcacctactACCAATATCTAACCACCAATTATAACTCTGTATTGTAAACCTGTACAATTTGTTGAAAACGTCTAATTGAGATTTTCTGAAAAACTATGCTATAATTTCAGCTCTTGCAAAATGCTAATgcaatattaaaattatttttctttcatccTCACCACCAGGAAACTCTCCTTGTGGGTAATCAAAGCGATGGGGTGGGTATGGTTGGCGTTCAAAATGATGTCTGGGTGGGAATTCATCCTGCATGAAGCGTGGTGGAAAGCGGTTAAAGTTGTGTGGCGGAGGAGGCTGGTTAAAAGGGGGTGGCTGCTGGTGGGGAGGAAAGGGACCCCGGAAGTGTGGTGGCCGCTGCATGCGGAAAGGGGGCTCTCTCTGGCTCCAGGGCGGCTGGTCTGACTGGTTGCTCCAGGGCGGTTGGTCAAATTGCCCACTCCAGGAAGGCGGGGGCTCATTCTGGCCAGCCCATGGTCCACCcggaccaccagggccaccttCTCTAGGCCCACTCCAATTGGGGTCTCTCTGTTCACTCCACATCCCCTCATGGCTGTTCCAAGGTGGACATGGAGGTGGAGCTTGAGAAGGGTCAAATGGTGGCTGTGGGAGAAGCAGTGAGGTTAGCAATGTTTTTGGAAATAGACAGTAAAGGTGCTAACTAAAAATCAAAATGTCATAATTTatcagaaattaaattaatgattCAGAATTTTACATGATGCCACCCAGACACAATAGGtcaaaacacaaagacaaatccagcatgatatatatatacacatatatatacacacacgttTTTCAAAATATCCAACGTATATatgagaatttaaaaaaaatgtagaaatcAGCATTAAATCTCCCTAGATTAGCAGAACAAATGTTGGGctcaaaattttaaaacaaaacaatgcatACACTTTAGCCAATAGCCGATCGTCCCAAACATAATACACTATCAGAGcacaaaaataacattaagAAAAATCTGCCAATATTGATTTGATTCTGATGTCATTTTTCATGGATACTTTCTTGACAATGGTTTTGCAGAATCTACTTTTTGATATCGTACTCACTGGTTGTTGTGGGTTCCAAGCAGGCATGCCATGCTGAGAGTCAAACCAGTTGGTTTTGGTGGAAGGAATGTCTGGAGGTGCAGATGCATTAGAGTCCTGGGGCCTTGCTGGTGTACCATCATAGTCACCTGGAGGTGGGCCTGCCATTGGAGGCTTCACTTCTGCTGATAACATTATGAGAAATGGTGAGTGGCATTCTGAGTAAAGGATTTACTAAGGCTGAATCTCAATACCTAGACTGTAGcatcaaaaataaaaagtcatcAGTAAGTCCGTTTTCTGAAGACTCAATAGCCTACAGCTCTCTAGAATGAAGCGTTCTATCAAGGCAGTATGCTGACATTACTGCAAAGGTTTTGCTTTCAGCAGACCTTCAATTTTCTTTATAGAAATCGAGCACTGGACTAATCATTGTATTAAAACATATGACACACATTGATATAGACTTCAGTTTCCACCAAGTGAAATGCACATGGAACTGTTGGTTCCCAAGGTATTATCTCTGAAAGACAGCTCAATTGTTATCTCAGTTGTTTATAAATGTCATTTACATCAGATAATCCTTTAGTTGTAAAAAAATTACCCACAACTTTGGAATGCAaatgaaatgttattttaaaaaataaacaaatttgttAGTCCAAATTAATAACACCCTCTGATCAATCAAGGACCTGTGTCCGGTGTTGTGATGAATTTATGTACCATAATGAACTGAATAAAGTGTTACAAATATACCCTTAAAAGCATTTAGCAGACTGTTGATAGTAGGTGAAGAAAGAATACATAGCAATATCTCCTTACCAGACTGAGAGGTCATTGGTGTCTGGGTTATTTTAACATCAGCCTCTGGAGCCAACCCTCCGACAGCAGCTGCTGCAGCTGCTACAGCAACACTCTGCTGCTGCTTCAGGTTACTCACAAACTCTTCATGCTGTGTCTTTAGTGCCTGGATCTGTTGCTGGAAGGCTAGCTGAACTGGCTGGACCACTCCAGCATATTCTGTAATCAGAGATGcctagaaaataaacaaatttaactTAATTCAGGCCTTCCATCATTggtataaaatataatacatacatacataatacaataaatcaataaataaacaaacaaataaatagtcATGTTAGCTGTGCCGTGTTTATAAAATTGACA encodes:
- the cherp gene encoding calcium homeostasis endoplasmic reticulum protein isoform X5, which produces MEIPTPPEDQELRNVIDKLAQFVARNGPEFEKMTMEKQKDNPKFSFLFGGEFFGYYKYKLAIEQQQLLCKPPGKEATDVPPPMTMLAPPPIPPSTPSVEELIQQSQWNLQHQEQHLNSLRQVRPSPPLLQEQVTAAIALAMEQHTQKLLVETQLDMAEFDSLLQPIIDTCTKDAISAGKNWMFNNAKSPQHCELMTSHLRNRITAETAHFELRLHLIYLMNDVLHHCQRKNQRDLLAALQKVVVPIYCTSFLAVEEDKQQKITRLLQLWEKNGYFDDVSIQQLQSPALGLGQYQASLITEYAGVVQPVQLAFQQQIQALKTQHEEFVSNLKQQQSVAVAAAAAAVGGLAPEADVKITQTPMTSQSAEVKPPMAGPPPGDYDGTPARPQDSNASAPPDIPSTKTNWFDSQHGMPAWNPQQPPPFDPSQAPPPCPPWNSHEGMWSEQRDPNWSGPREGGPGGPGGPWAGQNEPPPSWSGQFDQPPWSNQSDQPPWSQREPPFRMQRPPHFRGPFPPHQQPPPFNQPPPPHNFNRFPPRFMQDEFPPRHHFERQPYPPHRFDYPQGEFPGEMGPPHHHPNQRIPPPGLAEHPPWSSNQHPEFGPPPHGFNGQSPHMRRQTPTHVNQDDPSLVPNVPYFDLPAGLMAPLVKLEDHDYKPLDPKDIRLPPPMPPSDRLLAAVEAFYSPPSHDRPRNSEGWEQNGLYEFFRAKMRARRRKDQEKRNSTRGSRSRSHSRSRGRSSSRSSSRSSKSSRSKSSRSRSRSRSYSRSRSRSRSRSRSRSRSRSRSRSHSRSRSPDRRRHTAKSRSPTPPSTSGLGSGPLALPPDLRLGEENKGHQMLMKMGWSGSGGLGAKEQGIQDPIKGGDVRDKWDQYKGVGVPLDDPYVNYRRNKSYNFVARMKAREKVSRDPQDASTTE
- the cherp gene encoding calcium homeostasis endoplasmic reticulum protein isoform X6, producing MEIPTPPEDQELRNVIDKLAQFVARNGPEFEKMTMEKQKDNPKFSFLFGGEFFGYYKYKLAIEQQQLLCKPPGKEATDVPPPMTMLAPPPIPPSTPSVEELIQQSQWNLQHQEQHLNSLRQEQVTAAIALAMEQHTQKLLVETQLDMAEFDSLLQPIIDTCTKDAISAGKNWMFNNAKSPQHCELMTSHLRNRITAETAHFELRLHLIYLMNDVLHHCQRKNQRDLLAALQKVVVPIYCTSFLAVEEDKQQKITRLLQLWEKNGYFDDVSIQQLQSPALGLGQYQASLITEYAGVVQPVQLAFQQQIQALKTQHEEFVSNLKQQQSVAVAAAAAAVGGLAPEADVKITQTPMTSQSAEVKPPMAGPPPGDYDGTPARPQDSNASAPPDIPSTKTNWFDSQHGMPAWNPQQPPPFDPSQAPPPCPPWNSHEGMWSEQRDPNWSGPREGGPGGPGGPWAGQNEPPPSWSGQFDQPPWSNQSDQPPWSQREPPFRMQRPPHFRGPFPPHQQPPPFNQPPPPHNFNRFPPRFMQDEFPPRHHFERQPYPPHRFDYPQGEFPGEMGPPHHHPNQRIPPPGLAEHPPWSSNQHPEFGPPPHGFNGQSPHMRRQTPTHVNQDDPSLVPNVPYFDLPAGLMAPLVKLEDHDYKPLDPKDIRLPPPMPPSDRLLAAVEAFYSPPSHDRPRNSEGWEQNGLYEFFRAKMRARRRKDQEKRNSTRGSRSRSHSRSRGRSSSRSSSRSSKSSRSKSSRSRSRSRSYSRSRSRSRSRSRSRSRSRSRSRSHSRSRSPDRRRHTAKSRSPTPPSTSGLGSGPLALPPDLRLGEENKGHQMLMKMGWSGSGGLGAKEQGIQDPIKGGDVRDKWDQYKGVGVPLDDPYVNYRRNKSYNFVARMKAREKVSRDPQDASTTE
- the cherp gene encoding calcium homeostasis endoplasmic reticulum protein isoform X4: MEIPTPPEDQELRNVIDKLAQFVARNGPEFEKMTMEKQKDNPKFSFLFGGEFFGYYKYKLAIEQQQHPTTHDDEYKMEVLCKPPGKEATDVPPPMTMLAPPPIPPSTPSVEELIQQSQWNLQHQEQHLNSLRQEQVTAAIALAMEQHTQKLLVETQLDMAEFDSLLQPIIDTCTKDAISAGKNWMFNNAKSPQHCELMTSHLRNRITAETAHFELRLHLIYLMNDVLHHCQRKNQRDLLAALQKVVVPIYCTSFLAVEEDKQQKITRLLQLWEKNGYFDDVSIQQLQSPALGLGQYQASLITEYAGVVQPVQLAFQQQIQALKTQHEEFVSNLKQQQSVAVAAAAAAVGGLAPEADVKITQTPMTSQSEVKPPMAGPPPGDYDGTPARPQDSNASAPPDIPSTKTNWFDSQHGMPAWNPQQPPPFDPSQAPPPCPPWNSHEGMWSEQRDPNWSGPREGGPGGPGGPWAGQNEPPPSWSGQFDQPPWSNQSDQPPWSQREPPFRMQRPPHFRGPFPPHQQPPPFNQPPPPHNFNRFPPRFMQDEFPPRHHFERQPYPPHRFDYPQGEFPGEMGPPHHHPNQRIPPPGLAEHPPWSSNQHPEFGPPPHGFNGQSPHMRRQTPTHVNQDDPSLVPNVPYFDLPAGLMAPLVKLEDHDYKPLDPKDIRLPPPMPPSDRLLAAVEAFYSPPSHDRPRNSEGWEQNGLYEFFRAKMRARRRKDQEKRNSTRGSRSRSHSRSRGRSSSRSSSRSSKSSRSKSSRSRSRSRSYSRSRSRSRSRSRSRSRSRSRSRSHSRSRSPDRRRHTAKSRSPTPPSTSGLGSGPLALPPDLRLGEENKGHQMLMKMGWSGSGGLGAKEQGIQDPIKGGDVRDKWDQYKGVGVPLDDPYVNYRRNKSYNFVARMKAREKVSRDPQDASTTE
- the cherp gene encoding calcium homeostasis endoplasmic reticulum protein isoform X3 — encoded protein: MEIPTPPEDQELRNVIDKLAQFVARNGPEFEKMTMEKQKDNPKFSFLFGGEFFGYYKYKLAIEQQQHPTTHDDEYKMEVLCKPPGKEATDVPPPMTMLAPPPIPPSTPSVEELIQQSQWNLQHQEQHLNSLRQEQVTAAIALAMEQHTQKLLVETQLDMAEFDSLLQPIIDTCTKDAISAGKNWMFNNAKSPQHCELMTSHLRNRITAETAHFELRLHLIYLMNDVLHHCQRKNQRDLLAALQKVVVPIYCTSFLAVEEDKQQKITRLLQLWEKNGYFDDVSIQQLQSPALGLGQYQASLITEYAGVVQPVQLAFQQQIQALKTQHEEFVSNLKQQQSVAVAAAAAAVGGLAPEADVKITQTPMTSQSAEVKPPMAGPPPGDYDGTPARPQDSNASAPPDIPSTKTNWFDSQHGMPAWNPQQPPPFDPSQAPPPCPPWNSHEGMWSEQRDPNWSGPREGGPGGPGGPWAGQNEPPPSWSGQFDQPPWSNQSDQPPWSQREPPFRMQRPPHFRGPFPPHQQPPPFNQPPPPHNFNRFPPRFMQDEFPPRHHFERQPYPPHRFDYPQGEFPGEMGPPHHHPNQRIPPPGLAEHPPWSSNQHPEFGPPPHGFNGQSPHMRRQTPTHVNQDDPSLVPNVPYFDLPAGLMAPLVKLEDHDYKPLDPKDIRLPPPMPPSDRLLAAVEAFYSPPSHDRPRNSEGWEQNGLYEFFRAKMRARRRKDQEKRNSTRGSRSRSHSRSRGRSSSRSSSRSSKSSRSKSSRSRSRSRSYSRSRSRSRSRSRSRSRSRSRSRSHSRSRSPDRRRHTAKSRSPTPPSTSGLGSGPLALPPDLRLGEENKGHQMLMKMGWSGSGGLGAKEQGIQDPIKGGDVRDKWDQYKGVGVPLDDPYVNYRRNKSYNFVARMKAREKVSRDPQDASTTE
- the cherp gene encoding calcium homeostasis endoplasmic reticulum protein isoform X2; the encoded protein is MEIPTPPEDQELRNVIDKLAQFVARNGPEFEKMTMEKQKDNPKFSFLFGGEFFGYYKYKLAIEQQQHPTTHDDEYKMEVLCKPPGKEATDVPPPMTMLAPPPIPPSTPSVEELIQQSQWNLQHQEQHLNSLRQVRPSPPLLQEQVTAAIALAMEQHTQKLLVETQLDMAEFDSLLQPIIDTCTKDAISAGKNWMFNNAKSPQHCELMTSHLRNRITAETAHFELRLHLIYLMNDVLHHCQRKNQRDLLAALQKVVVPIYCTSFLAVEEDKQQKITRLLQLWEKNGYFDDVSIQQLQSPALGLGQYQASLITEYAGVVQPVQLAFQQQIQALKTQHEEFVSNLKQQQSVAVAAAAAAVGGLAPEADVKITQTPMTSQSEVKPPMAGPPPGDYDGTPARPQDSNASAPPDIPSTKTNWFDSQHGMPAWNPQQPPPFDPSQAPPPCPPWNSHEGMWSEQRDPNWSGPREGGPGGPGGPWAGQNEPPPSWSGQFDQPPWSNQSDQPPWSQREPPFRMQRPPHFRGPFPPHQQPPPFNQPPPPHNFNRFPPRFMQDEFPPRHHFERQPYPPHRFDYPQGEFPGEMGPPHHHPNQRIPPPGLAEHPPWSSNQHPEFGPPPHGFNGQSPHMRRQTPTHVNQDDPSLVPNVPYFDLPAGLMAPLVKLEDHDYKPLDPKDIRLPPPMPPSDRLLAAVEAFYSPPSHDRPRNSEGWEQNGLYEFFRAKMRARRRKDQEKRNSTRGSRSRSHSRSRGRSSSRSSSRSSKSSRSKSSRSRSRSRSYSRSRSRSRSRSRSRSRSRSRSRSHSRSRSPDRRRHTAKSRSPTPPSTSGLGSGPLALPPDLRLGEENKGHQMLMKMGWSGSGGLGAKEQGIQDPIKGGDVRDKWDQYKGVGVPLDDPYVNYRRNKSYNFVARMKAREKVSRDPQDASTTE